A portion of the Gasterosteus aculeatus chromosome 12, fGasAcu3.hap1.1, whole genome shotgun sequence genome contains these proteins:
- the LOC120813199 gene encoding adenosine receptor A2b translates to MYAALDNVSTPADSTLPGVDPRRLQELTHRSVKVSVIIVLGVMITLGNIAVLLVITSSVAGWSRNSRYFLLSLTAADSAFGLLVMPLNLWVSLLKDYTEGPDALCHVVAFCNATVYSTCMYTLATISLERYIAVFYPLQYSSLLTRKRTLLLIAFAWCFPPCLLSPISFPGGIIEVHFSTASLVCNPSYSTNVGYSLSLTCFIFFPCSIVMTYANLRVWCAAKRQRLKLRKYDCARRKRHNVASRVLVPVMAAYYACWTPCMAAMIYNAVSGSRAPEWIEFVVVWLPTSNGFLNCIFYFWVNRSFRRKFHLVLHRLALAICPKLADTLDSCSPLKTQFVSGILDNNNSVHDRSSSVSSTCTLLSLA, encoded by the exons ATGTACGCGGCCCTTGACAACGTCTCCACTCCAGCCGACTCCACCCTGCCAGGTGTTGACCCGCGGCGGCTGCAGGAGCTGACTCACCGCTCCGTCAAAGTAAGCGTTATTATCGTTTTGGGCGTGATGATCACTTTGGGAAATATCGCGGTTCTCCTGGTCATTACCTCCTCCGTGGCCGGTTGGTCGAGAAACTCTCGGtactttctcctctctctcactgCTGCAGACTCCGCGTTTGGACTGCTGGTCATGCCCTTGAATCTGTGGGTGAGTCTGCTAAAGGACTACACCGAAGGGCCAGACGCCCTCTGTCATGTCGTGGCCTTCTGCAACGCCACCGTCTACTCCACCTGCATGTACACCCTGGCCACGATAAGCCTGGAGCGATACATCGCGGTGTTTTACCCGCTGCAATACTCCTCTCTGTTGACGAGGAAAAGGACGCTGCTCCTGATCGCCTTCGCCTGGTGCTTCCCCCCGTGCCTCCTGTCGCCCATATCGTTCCCAGGGGGCATCATTGAGGTTCATTTTTCCACCGCGTCCCTGGTCTGCAACCCGTCCTACTCCACCAACGTTGGGTACTCCCTCAGCCTGACGTGCTTTATATTCTTCCCCTGCTCCATCGTCATGACGTACGCCAACCTGAGAGTGTGGTGCGCGGCGAAGAGACAGCGGCTCAAGCTGCGCAAATACGACTGTGCGCGTCGCAAGAGGCACAACGTGGCGTCCAGGGTGCTCGTGCCCGTGATGGCAGCCTACTACGCCTGTTGGACGCCCTGCATGGCAGCCATGATCTACAATG CAGTCTCCGGTAGCCGCGCACCCGAGTGGATCGAGTTCGTAGTGGTATGGCTGCCAACATCCAATGGTTTCCTCAACTGCATCTTCTACTTCTGGGTAAACCGAAGTTTCCGCAGAAAATTCCACCTGGTCCTCCACAGGCTGGCTCTGGCCATCTGCCCCAAACTGGCCGACACGCTCGACTCCTGCAGCCCTCTAAAGACACAGTTTGTGTCAGGAATTCTGGATAATAACAACAGTGTCCATGACCGTTCTTCCAgtgtctcctccacctgcaccctGTTGAGTTTGGCTTAG
- the cyb5b gene encoding cytochrome b5 type B translates to MGEETIDKPIHTGSESVNNTNVEGNGEAAEDVKYYTLEEISAHSVSSDSWLIIHDKVYDITSFLEEHPGGEEVLLEQAGADATESFEDVGHSTDAREMLLQYYVGELHMDDRKKEAAKDDSFSNSGESSSWTTWLISAIAAVVVGVVYRYYLLEHKSS, encoded by the exons ATGGGTGAGGAAACCATCGACAAACCCATTCACACAGGTAGTGAATCTGTTAATAACACCAATGTAGAGGGGAACGGTGAAGCAGCAGAAGATGTAAAATATTACACATTAGAAGAAATAAGCGCGCATAGTGTGAGCAGTGACAGTTGGCTCATCATCCACGACAAAGTGTACGACATCACAAGTTTCCTCGAAGAG CATCCGGGAGGTGAGGAGGTTCTGCTAGAGCAAGCCGGGGCCGACGCCACGGAGAGCTTCGAGGATGTGGGTCATTCCACAGATGCCAGGGAGATGCTCCTGCAGTACTACGTTGGGGAGCTTCACATG GATGACAGAAAAAAGGAGGCGGCAAAG GATGACTCATTCTCAAACTCAGGAGAGTCCAG CTCCTGGACCACATGGTTGATATCTGCTattgcagcagttgtcgttggtgTTGTTTATCGCTACTACCTGTTGGAACACAAGTCTTCTTGA